Genomic segment of Sinorhizobium meliloti:
CCGCCCAGAACGGCTTTCCAGCTTTCTTCCAGCCTGATCGTCGCGTCCATGTGGATCGTCCACCTCCTTGGGTCTCGTTCCGGAATTTAGACGCATGAGCGCCTATCGCAAGCGCTCGCGTCGTCTCCGCCCCATCGGTTCACCGATTTTGACTACAGCGCAACGGCCGCATTGTATTTCCACGAATATAGCGGTAACCAAAATACCGGAGCGCTGTATCTTGGGAAATATCACGAACCGGGAGACTTGGGTGTGACAACGAGAAGAGATTGGCTCAAGGGCGTGTCACTGGTGCTCGGCGTGGTTCTGGCGGGAACGGCCTTTGCACCGGCTCAGGCGGCGGAGAAGGTCACCGTGTTCGCCGCGGCGAGTCTCAAGAATGCGCTCGATGCGATCACGGGCGAATGGCTCAAACAGACCGGCAAGGAAGCCACCGTTTCCTATGCGGCGAGTTCGGCGCTGGCGAAACAGATCGAACAGGGCGCGCCCGCCGATGTGTTCATCTCGGCCGACCTCGCCTGGATGGATTACCTCGCAGAAAAGAAGCTGATCAAGGCCGGCACGCGCTCCAACCTGCTCGGCAATCGTATCGTCCTCGTCTCAGGCAAGTCGGACGCCCGGGCTGTCGAGATCGAGCCGGGTCTCGACCTTGCCGGTCTTCTCGGCGACGGACGATTGGCCATGGGAGCCGTGGAATCCGTCCCCGCCGGCAAGTATGGCAAGGCGGCGCTGGAAAAGCTCGGACTGTGGCCGAACGTTGCCGGAAAGGTCGCCGGCGCCGAAAGCGTGCGCGCCGCCCTCCTCCTCGTGTCACGTGGCGAGGCGCCCTACGGCATCGTCTACCGAACCGACGCTGCAGCGGACGCCAATGTGAAAGTGGTCGGCACCTTCCCCGAGGACAGCCACCCCCCAATTGTCTACCCGATCGCGATCACCGCGGACAGCAGGAACGCCGATGCCGCCGCCTACCTCGAATTCGTCCACTCGCCGAAGGCGGCGGCGCTTTTCCAGGCCGAGGGCTTCACCGTTCTGGAATAGAACTTGCCGAATGATTGCACGACACGGCGCGTCAGGAACGGGAGTACGAGCTTGGACTGGATGGCATTGAGCGACGCGGAGTGGACGGCCGTCCGCCTGAGCCTGCGGGTCGCCACCGTTGCGATGCTTGCGAGCTTGCCGCCGGCGCTCCTTGTCTCGATGATACTTGCGCGCGGCCGCTTCTGGGGCAAGTCGCTCCTGAACGGCCTCGTCCATATGCCGCTGATCCTGCCGCCGGTCGTCACGGGCTTCGCTCTGCTGCTCCTTTTCGGCCGGCGCGGCCCGATCGGTGCATTTCTCGCGGAGAATTTCGGGCTGGTCTTTTCGTTCCGCTGGACGGGAGCGGCACTCGCCTGCGCGGTGATGGGCTTCCCATTGATGGTCCGCAGCATCCGGCTGTCTATCGAAGCAGTAGACCGCAAGCTCGAAGAAGCAGCGGGAACGCTTGGCGCGAGCCCCGCCTGGATCTTTCTGACGGTCACATTGCCCCTGATCCTTCCCGGCATTCTCGCCGGCATGGTCCTCTCCTTCGCCAAGGCCATGGGCGAATTCGGCGCGACCATCACCTTCGTTTCCAATATCCCCGGCGAGACCCAGACGCTTTCCGCCGCGATCTATACCTTCACACAGGTGCCGGGCGGCGACGCCGGCGCGATGCGCCTGGCCGCGATCTCCGTCGTTATTTCGATGACGGCCCTGATGCTTTCGGAAGCCATGGCTTCAGCCGCGGCGCGGCGGACGGTGGCGG
This window contains:
- the modB gene encoding molybdate ABC transporter permease subunit, with protein sequence MALSDAEWTAVRLSLRVATVAMLASLPPALLVSMILARGRFWGKSLLNGLVHMPLILPPVVTGFALLLLFGRRGPIGAFLAENFGLVFSFRWTGAALACAVMGFPLMVRSIRLSIEAVDRKLEEAAGTLGASPAWIFLTVTLPLILPGILAGMVLSFAKAMGEFGATITFVSNIPGETQTLSAAIYTFTQVPGGDAGAMRLAAISVVISMTALMLSEAMASAAARRTVAA
- the modA gene encoding molybdate ABC transporter substrate-binding protein — translated: MTTRRDWLKGVSLVLGVVLAGTAFAPAQAAEKVTVFAAASLKNALDAITGEWLKQTGKEATVSYAASSALAKQIEQGAPADVFISADLAWMDYLAEKKLIKAGTRSNLLGNRIVLVSGKSDARAVEIEPGLDLAGLLGDGRLAMGAVESVPAGKYGKAALEKLGLWPNVAGKVAGAESVRAALLLVSRGEAPYGIVYRTDAAADANVKVVGTFPEDSHPPIVYPIAITADSRNADAAAYLEFVHSPKAAALFQAEGFTVLE